Genomic segment of Umezawaea sp. Da 62-37:
GGACCGGAAGTTGACCGAGGTCAAGACCGACACCGCCGAAGCGCGCAAGCAGGTGCAGAACTCGCACAGCACCAACCTGCGCGACGACCTGGACAAGGTCATCTCACGTCTGGGTCAGGTACTCGACGGCCAGACCCGCCACGACATCGCGTTGAGCGATCTGCGCCGCGACTTGTCGCACGAGCGCGTTGAGCGCCTGGCCGTGTCCGAGCGCCTCGATCGGCACATCGACAGCGCTGAGCGCTGACCCAACCACCTCCGCAGGCCTCCGCCACCAACTCGACGGCGGGGGCCTGCGGCATCTCCACCCACCTCAACCCCAAGGAGTAACTCCAGTGGCTTCCACCCCGCTCACCGCCCGCGAGCCCCTCGTCATCCGCGCCGCGATCGTTGCGTCCCTGACCGGCCTGCTGCACACCCTCGTCGTGCTCGGCGTCTTGTCCATCGCCCCGGAGGCCGAATCCGCCATCGCTGGCGCGATCGATCTGCTCGGCACTGCCGTGCTCGTCATCTGGGCGCGCGGCGCGGTGACCCCCTCCGATCAGGACTCCGACGAGGTCTGATCCTGATATCGAAAGAGCCCCACCTGCTGGATGAATCAGCGGGTGGGGCTCTTTCGGTCGTCCAGGACTCAGCTACTTGCAGCCTTCTGTTTCTCGATGTCGTCCATGCTCGTAACCGTGATCCCTCGGGGGCCTCGCCGTGAGGTGCCGCCGGTTGCCTTCGGCGGCTTCTTGGGCGTGGGTTGAGGCGCATCGGCGAGCAGTTCCTCCAACGCGAGCCCGTGCTCCGCGCACAGATCCTTACTGACCGTGATTCCATCGTCCAAGCGCCGAATCTCGTACGACTTGGCAGGTTTGTCCTGGTCAGTGCACACATCACACACTGTCCGTGTGACCTTCATTACCGATTCCCAA
This window contains:
- a CDS encoding DUF2746 domain-containing protein, producing the protein MSDPVIVALISSGFAFLGIVAGLLKRQDRKLTEVKTDTAEARKQVQNSHSTNLRDDLDKVISRLGQVLDGQTRHDIALSDLRRDLSHERVERLAVSERLDRHIDSAER